In one window of Spartinivicinus marinus DNA:
- a CDS encoding glycerophosphodiester phosphodiesterase family protein — MTKIIFIITLLIGSILYIMNASWLADKGNGGFYLLAHRGVYQNYDRTNLAKDECTVNRISKPTHHYIENTILAISKAFEYKADTVEIDIHPTKDGEFVVFHDWTLNCRTNGSGVTREQTLKYLKTLDVGYNYTYDGGKNYPFRGVGVGLMPTLKQVIEAFPNKKFLINIKSNDPQEAELLAQYLKLDDKKRANNLSIYGGEKAVDKLARDYPWLKTFTKKRVKRCLKEYILVGWAGIITEQCKNTTLLVPINYANYLWGWPNRFKERMDSVGTDYYLVGPYNPDTPTNGIPGFNTIEYIKELPEGYTGGIWTDKIELISPQIKQVEFGLIALNSQTN; from the coding sequence ATGACTAAGATAATTTTCATAATAACACTACTGATAGGCAGTATTTTGTATATTATGAATGCTTCATGGCTAGCTGATAAAGGTAATGGCGGTTTTTACCTGCTTGCGCATCGGGGAGTATACCAAAATTATGATAGAACCAATTTAGCAAAGGATGAGTGCACTGTTAACCGCATCAGTAAACCAACCCATCACTATATAGAAAATACAATATTGGCTATATCGAAAGCATTTGAGTATAAAGCGGATACTGTAGAAATAGATATACATCCTACAAAAGATGGTGAGTTTGTTGTATTTCACGACTGGACGCTTAACTGTCGAACAAATGGGAGTGGTGTTACCAGAGAACAGACTCTCAAATACTTAAAAACATTAGATGTTGGTTATAACTATACCTATGATGGTGGAAAAAACTATCCTTTTAGAGGAGTGGGAGTAGGGTTGATGCCAACACTAAAACAAGTAATTGAAGCATTTCCCAATAAAAAATTTCTTATCAATATAAAAAGTAATGACCCTCAAGAAGCAGAGTTATTAGCACAGTATCTTAAGCTTGATGATAAGAAAAGAGCGAATAATCTAAGTATTTATGGCGGAGAAAAGGCAGTTGATAAATTAGCACGTGATTATCCTTGGCTTAAAACTTTTACTAAGAAGCGTGTAAAGCGATGTTTGAAAGAATATATATTGGTTGGTTGGGCTGGCATTATTACAGAGCAATGTAAAAATACAACATTACTTGTACCGATTAATTATGCCAACTATTTATGGGGGTGGCCTAACAGATTTAAAGAGAGAATGGATAGCGTTGGAACAGATTATTATTTAGTTGGACCATACAATCCAGATACGCCAACTAATGGTATTCCCGGGTTTAATACTATTGAATATATAAAAGAATTACCAGAAGGTTATACTGGTGGGATATGGACAGATAAAATTGAGCTAATATCTCCCCAAATAAAACAAGTCGAGTTTGGTTTGATTGCCTTAAATAGTCAAACCAATTAG
- a CDS encoding TIGR00341 family protein — MGLRIIELLLPEGCEDKITNITETLPIIDNWQGPPQTKRQCFRFLVTTEQTEAICDAIHKHFAGFERFRMIILRADASLPLAETHQPKSPGPKSFWHYFKPEGKERVSREEIYHDIAKGCQLNWMFIANVVLSALVAAIGLMRNDVAIIIGAMVIAPLLKPNVAIALGVILHEGGLALRALLTNLTGMIIGLAMAIFIGLTMEIDPAIPEISARTHVALANVLLALAAGMAGALSFTSGAASTLIGVMVAVALMPPLVTIGLMIGSAHWLEAMGAAVLFLANIIAVNLSALLAFKWQGLHPRHWWHHEAAWKNLKASVVFWMMMLFTICALIGLWFGKMN, encoded by the coding sequence ATGGGCCTACGAATTATAGAACTCCTCCTACCTGAAGGGTGTGAAGATAAAATAACAAACATTACTGAAACCCTTCCTATTATTGATAACTGGCAAGGCCCTCCCCAAACTAAACGGCAATGCTTTCGCTTTTTAGTCACCACAGAACAAACAGAAGCTATTTGTGATGCCATCCATAAACATTTTGCGGGATTTGAGCGATTTCGCATGATCATTTTACGAGCCGATGCCTCTCTCCCATTAGCAGAAACCCATCAGCCAAAGTCACCAGGCCCCAAAAGTTTTTGGCATTACTTCAAGCCAGAAGGCAAAGAGCGGGTTAGTCGCGAAGAGATTTATCACGATATTGCCAAAGGCTGTCAGCTTAATTGGATGTTTATTGCTAATGTGGTTTTATCTGCATTGGTTGCCGCTATCGGATTAATGCGAAATGACGTAGCGATTATTATTGGCGCAATGGTGATTGCCCCTCTATTAAAGCCCAATGTGGCCATTGCCCTGGGTGTCATTTTACATGAGGGTGGCTTAGCCCTTAGAGCTTTGCTCACTAATTTAACCGGTATGATCATTGGTTTGGCGATGGCTATTTTTATTGGATTGACCATGGAAATTGACCCCGCTATTCCTGAAATCAGCGCCCGCACTCATGTGGCATTAGCCAATGTTTTGCTCGCATTAGCTGCCGGCATGGCAGGCGCGCTTTCTTTTACCAGCGGTGCGGCCAGCACTTTAATCGGAGTAATGGTCGCCGTGGCATTAATGCCACCACTTGTAACCATTGGGTTAATGATAGGCAGTGCCCATTGGCTGGAAGCGATGGGGGCGGCGGTATTATTTTTAGCCAATATTATTGCCGTTAACCTTTCTGCATTATTAGCCTTCAAGTGGCAGGGGCTCCATCCCCGGCACTGGTGGCATCATGAAGCCGCTTGGAAAAATCTGAAGGCCAGTGTTGTCTTTTGGATGATGATGCTATTCACTATTTGTGCACTGATTGGTTTATGGTTTGGGAAGATGAATTAA
- a CDS encoding glyceraldehyde-3-phosphate dehydrogenase, producing the protein MIPLIGKLYRENHVITSVYSRPVINRSVIDIIKAHRFVRQLEKEELSVEDSYPILKLLTELDLGPARIDIGKLAIKYKTQGQGQDLEAFVRNEVADVVGKKGSDEEQGQDVVLYGFGRIGRLMARILIERAGGGEGLNLRAIVVRKGGAKNDLLKRASLLRRDSIHGSFAGTITIDEENTALIINGNYVQVIYSNSPDAIDYSEYGIQNAIVVDNTGMWRDEAGLGMHLKCPGVGRVLLTAPGKGEIKNIVYGVNHHLVNDDDKILSAASCTTNAITPVLKAINDKFGIKNGHVETVHSYTNDQNLIDNYHKGDRRGRSAALNMVITETGAAKAVAKALPELKGKLTGNAIRVPTPNVSLAILNLNLAENTSVDGLNDYLRHISLHSDLRRQIDFVNSPEVVSSDFVGSRYAGIVDAEATIVDEDRCVLYVWYDNEFGYSCQVNRVLQMLAGVNQPVLPKSE; encoded by the coding sequence ATGATTCCACTGATTGGAAAACTGTATCGGGAAAACCATGTTATTACTTCCGTTTACAGCCGCCCAGTCATTAACCGCTCTGTTATTGACATCATCAAAGCCCACCGTTTTGTCCGCCAGCTAGAGAAAGAAGAATTATCGGTAGAAGACAGTTACCCTATTTTAAAACTGTTAACAGAATTAGACTTGGGACCCGCTCGGATTGATATTGGTAAGCTGGCCATCAAATACAAAACCCAAGGTCAGGGGCAAGACTTGGAAGCCTTTGTCCGTAATGAAGTGGCGGATGTGGTGGGTAAGAAAGGCTCTGATGAAGAGCAAGGGCAAGATGTTGTGCTTTACGGCTTTGGTCGGATTGGTCGACTGATGGCGCGAATTCTTATTGAGCGTGCTGGTGGTGGTGAAGGCTTAAACTTACGCGCTATTGTTGTGCGTAAAGGTGGAGCTAAAAACGACTTGCTAAAGCGGGCCAGTCTGTTGCGTCGTGATTCTATTCATGGCTCTTTTGCAGGAACCATTACCATTGATGAGGAAAACACGGCTTTAATTATCAATGGTAATTATGTACAAGTGATTTACTCTAATTCGCCTGACGCGATCGATTATTCTGAATATGGCATTCAAAACGCCATTGTAGTGGATAACACTGGGATGTGGCGTGATGAAGCTGGTTTGGGTATGCACTTGAAGTGCCCTGGCGTTGGTCGCGTACTGTTGACTGCACCAGGCAAGGGTGAAATTAAAAACATTGTTTATGGGGTGAACCATCATTTGGTCAATGATGATGACAAGATCCTTTCAGCCGCTTCTTGTACGACTAATGCCATTACGCCGGTACTGAAAGCTATTAATGATAAGTTTGGGATCAAAAATGGTCATGTTGAAACTGTCCACTCTTATACTAACGACCAGAACCTGATTGATAATTACCATAAAGGCGATCGCCGTGGTCGCAGTGCTGCGCTTAATATGGTGATCACTGAAACAGGTGCTGCTAAAGCCGTGGCTAAGGCATTACCAGAACTGAAAGGCAAGCTGACAGGTAACGCTATTCGAGTGCCTACACCCAATGTGTCGTTGGCTATTTTGAACTTAAACCTAGCAGAAAATACCTCTGTTGACGGGCTTAATGACTATCTGCGACATATATCGCTTCACTCTGACTTAAGACGCCAAATTGATTTTGTAAACTCGCCTGAAGTGGTGTCTTCTGATTTTGTTGGCTCTCGTTATGCGGGTATTGTTGATGCAGAAGCCACCATTGTTGATGAAGATCGTTGTGTACTGTATGTGTGGTATGACAATGAGTTTGGTTATAGCTGCCAGGTTAACCGTGTCTTACAAATGCTGGCGGGAGTTAACCAACCCGTATTACCAAAAAGCGAATAA
- a CDS encoding Na(+)-translocating NADH-quinone reductase subunit A, with protein MINIKRGLDLPITGSPEQVIADDARQVKSVAVVGFDYPGMKPTMQVAEGDRVKKGQILFEDKKSPGIFYTAPAAGVVAAINRGEKRVFQSLVIDIEGDEEEAFAQYEAGQLATLSREQVTDNLIKSGQWTAFRSRPFSKVPAVDAIPHSIFVTAIDTHPLAADPAVIITEQAEAFGQGLEVIGRLTEGKVFVCQAPDKQIPTGQAKVVTESFAGPHPAGLPGTHIHHLDPVHAHKSVWHIGYQDVIAIGKLFTTGKLYTDRVVALGGPQAEKPRLVRAQVGASLEALCAGEQKKGENRLISGSVFGGRSGKGPFAYLGRYHVQVSILLEGSEREFIGWLSPGKDKHSVLGIYLSKLSPSRLFNFTTTTNGSARAMVPVGNYEKVMPLDILPTQLLRALIVGDTVVAQQLGCLELDEEDLALCSYVCAGKYEYGPILRDNLTRIEVEG; from the coding sequence ATGATCAATATCAAACGGGGCCTGGATCTTCCCATAACTGGTTCACCAGAACAGGTGATTGCCGACGATGCCCGCCAAGTGAAGTCTGTGGCGGTGGTTGGCTTTGACTATCCTGGCATGAAACCGACCATGCAAGTGGCGGAGGGAGATCGTGTCAAAAAAGGCCAAATTCTATTCGAAGATAAAAAATCCCCCGGTATTTTTTATACTGCACCTGCAGCAGGCGTAGTTGCTGCGATTAATCGTGGTGAAAAGCGGGTATTTCAGTCGCTTGTCATCGACATTGAAGGGGATGAAGAAGAAGCTTTTGCACAATATGAGGCAGGGCAACTCGCTACGCTAAGTCGCGAGCAAGTCACTGATAACCTGATTAAATCAGGACAGTGGACGGCTTTTCGCTCTCGGCCTTTTAGTAAAGTACCGGCAGTAGATGCGATACCCCATTCTATTTTTGTTACTGCTATTGATACTCATCCATTAGCTGCTGACCCTGCTGTCATTATTACAGAGCAAGCTGAAGCCTTTGGCCAAGGGCTGGAAGTTATTGGTCGACTGACAGAAGGCAAGGTATTTGTGTGTCAGGCACCTGATAAGCAGATCCCAACAGGGCAAGCCAAAGTGGTAACTGAGTCTTTTGCTGGCCCACATCCTGCTGGTTTACCAGGCACGCATATTCATCATTTAGACCCTGTACATGCCCATAAATCGGTTTGGCATATTGGTTATCAAGATGTGATTGCTATTGGCAAGCTGTTTACTACAGGTAAATTGTATACAGATAGGGTCGTGGCGCTAGGTGGCCCTCAAGCAGAAAAACCGCGTTTAGTTCGAGCCCAAGTGGGTGCAAGCTTAGAAGCACTTTGTGCGGGTGAGCAGAAAAAGGGAGAAAACCGGCTGATCTCAGGCTCTGTGTTTGGTGGGCGCAGTGGTAAAGGGCCGTTTGCGTATCTAGGCCGTTATCATGTGCAAGTTTCTATTTTGTTAGAAGGCAGCGAGCGGGAATTTATAGGTTGGCTTTCCCCAGGTAAAGACAAGCACTCTGTACTAGGCATATACCTGTCGAAGTTGTCACCGAGTCGGCTGTTTAATTTTACCACTACTACCAACGGTAGTGCGCGGGCCATGGTACCTGTGGGCAATTACGAAAAAGTTATGCCGCTGGATATTCTGCCTACCCAACTGTTACGGGCACTGATTGTGGGTGATACCGTGGTAGCTCAACAACTGGGTTGTTTAGAGCTGGATGAAGAGGACCTTGCCCTGTGCAGTTATGTGTGTGCAGGTAAGTACGAATATGGTCCCATCCTGCGTGATAACCTGACGCGTATTGAAGTGGAGGGCTAA
- a CDS encoding NADH:ubiquinone reductase (Na(+)-transporting) subunit B, whose translation MKALRQLLDKIEPNFHKGGKYEKWYALYEAADTIFYTPGKVTATTSHVRDGLDLKRMMITVWLCTFPAMFFGMYNVGLQANTAMADLGIAAVEGWRAGFIEMFAGYSADSIWDCFIHGAAYFIPIYFVVFVVGGFWEVLFAMVRGHEVNEGFFVTSVLFALIVPPDVPLWQAALGISFGVVIGKEVFGGTGKNFLNPALTGRAFLFFAYPAEMSGDTVWTAVDGFSGATALSVAATDGVNALQQQLNWSNAFFGFMQGSIGETSTFAIALGGIVLLVMGIASWRIVAGVMIGMIATSLLFNLVGSDTNPMFSMPWYWHLVLGGFAFGMFFMATDPVSASMTDKGKWYFGGLVGVMVVLIRVINPAFPEGMMLAILFANLFAPLIDHFVVQANIKRREARANVS comes from the coding sequence ATGAAGGCACTAAGACAGCTTTTAGACAAAATTGAACCCAACTTCCATAAAGGGGGTAAGTACGAAAAGTGGTATGCCTTATATGAGGCTGCTGACACCATTTTTTATACCCCAGGTAAAGTGACTGCTACGACTTCTCATGTGCGGGATGGGCTGGACCTGAAACGGATGATGATTACCGTCTGGCTCTGTACTTTCCCAGCCATGTTCTTTGGTATGTACAACGTGGGGCTACAAGCCAACACAGCCATGGCTGACTTAGGCATTGCTGCAGTTGAAGGCTGGCGTGCTGGTTTTATTGAAATGTTTGCTGGCTACTCTGCCGATAGTATTTGGGACTGTTTCATTCATGGGGCAGCCTACTTTATTCCCATTTACTTTGTAGTATTTGTGGTAGGTGGCTTCTGGGAAGTCCTGTTTGCAATGGTTAGAGGTCATGAAGTCAATGAAGGCTTCTTTGTTACCTCTGTACTGTTTGCCTTGATCGTGCCACCCGATGTGCCCTTATGGCAAGCAGCCTTAGGGATTAGCTTTGGTGTGGTCATTGGTAAAGAGGTATTTGGTGGTACTGGGAAAAACTTCTTAAACCCAGCGCTGACCGGTCGGGCCTTCTTGTTCTTTGCTTATCCTGCTGAAATGTCAGGTGATACGGTATGGACAGCGGTTGATGGTTTTAGTGGTGCGACTGCCTTGAGCGTGGCAGCTACTGATGGTGTAAACGCTTTACAACAACAGTTGAACTGGTCAAATGCTTTCTTTGGCTTTATGCAAGGCTCTATTGGTGAGACTTCAACCTTTGCCATTGCTCTGGGTGGAATTGTATTACTGGTAATGGGCATTGCTTCTTGGCGGATCGTCGCTGGGGTGATGATTGGCATGATTGCCACCTCCTTACTCTTTAACCTGGTGGGCTCTGATACCAACCCCATGTTCTCTATGCCTTGGTATTGGCACTTAGTATTAGGTGGGTTTGCCTTTGGTATGTTCTTTATGGCGACTGACCCAGTCTCTGCATCGATGACTGATAAAGGTAAATGGTACTTTGGTGGCCTGGTTGGCGTAATGGTAGTGCTGATTCGTGTCATAAACCCTGCTTTCCCAGAGGGTATGATGTTAGCCATTTTATTTGCCAACTTATTTGCACCCTTGATTGACCATTTTGTGGTTCAAGCCAATATCAAGCGTCGGGAGGCAAGAGCCAATGTCAGCTAA
- a CDS encoding Na(+)-translocating NADH-quinone reductase subunit C, translated as MSANNDTIQRTVIVTVLLCLVCSIVVSSAAVFLKPAQTENKKLSMQRSILEIAGLMEEGATVKEQFKQIKTKIVDLRTGKFTDAVDAQAYEQRSAAKNPKLSAVLSGEDDIASIKRRAHYATVYLVENQGKVEKLILPVHGYGLWSTMYGFLALEGDTKTVVGLGFYDHGETPGLGGEVDNPKWKAQWPGKQVFNDQFGVDISVVKGGANPGNPSFKHQVDGLAGATLTSRGLQNLLHFWLGENGFGPFLTNVRKGEA; from the coding sequence ATGTCAGCTAATAACGATACTATTCAAAGAACGGTCATTGTTACCGTATTGCTCTGCTTGGTTTGCTCAATTGTTGTATCCAGTGCAGCGGTTTTCTTGAAACCAGCTCAAACTGAAAACAAGAAGCTGTCAATGCAGCGCAGTATTCTTGAGATTGCTGGGCTAATGGAGGAAGGAGCCACTGTTAAAGAACAGTTCAAGCAAATCAAAACCAAAATTGTTGATCTGCGTACAGGTAAATTCACTGATGCGGTTGATGCCCAAGCTTACGAGCAGCGCTCAGCAGCTAAGAACCCTAAATTATCTGCGGTACTCAGTGGTGAAGACGATATAGCCAGTATTAAGCGTCGTGCTCACTATGCCACAGTTTATTTGGTTGAAAATCAAGGAAAAGTGGAGAAGTTAATTCTGCCAGTACATGGTTATGGGCTATGGTCAACTATGTACGGCTTTCTTGCCTTGGAAGGTGATACCAAAACTGTGGTGGGCTTAGGGTTTTATGATCATGGTGAAACCCCAGGCTTAGGTGGTGAGGTAGATAACCCTAAGTGGAAAGCACAGTGGCCAGGTAAGCAAGTCTTTAATGACCAGTTTGGTGTGGATATATCCGTGGTAAAAGGGGGAGCTAACCCAGGCAACCCAAGCTTTAAGCATCAAGTGGATGGTTTAGCCGGTGCAACACTGACAAGCCGGGGCCTGCAAAACTTATTGCACTTCTGGCTTGGTGAAAATGGTTTTGGTCCTTTCCTGACCAATGTTAGAAAAGGGGAGGCATAA
- a CDS encoding NADH:ubiquinone reductase (Na(+)-transporting) subunit D: MTVKAKEILLTPIFNNNPIALQILGICSALAVTTSLQVTLVMCIALTSVTAFSNLFISLIRTQIPNNIRIIVQMTIIASLVIVVDQLLKAYAYSISKQLSVFVGLIITNCIVMGRAEAFAMKNPPLPSFLDGVGNGLGYSVILIIVGTIRELFGAGKLLGIEILPVVNEGGWYQPNGLLLLPPSAFFLIGLFIWALRTWKKDQVEEPDFKMAPQSQFKEAM; encoded by the coding sequence ATGACTGTCAAAGCAAAAGAAATTTTGCTAACGCCGATTTTCAATAATAACCCAATTGCCCTGCAAATATTGGGTATTTGTTCGGCGTTAGCCGTTACCACTAGTCTGCAAGTGACGTTGGTAATGTGTATAGCCCTTACCTCGGTAACGGCTTTTTCGAATCTGTTTATCTCCTTAATTCGTACCCAGATTCCAAACAATATTCGGATTATTGTGCAGATGACTATTATTGCCTCGCTGGTAATAGTGGTTGATCAGTTACTGAAAGCTTATGCCTACAGTATCAGTAAGCAGCTGTCCGTATTCGTTGGTTTGATTATTACCAACTGTATTGTAATGGGACGTGCAGAAGCTTTTGCCATGAAAAACCCGCCATTACCCAGTTTTTTGGATGGGGTTGGTAATGGTTTAGGCTACAGCGTTATCCTGATTATTGTGGGTACGATTCGTGAGTTATTTGGTGCCGGTAAACTATTAGGCATTGAAATCCTGCCTGTGGTGAATGAGGGTGGCTGGTATCAACCTAATGGCTTATTGCTATTACCACCGAGTGCTTTCTTCTTGATCGGCTTATTTATCTGGGCCTTACGGACCTGGAAAAAAGACCAAGTGGAAGAACCTGATTTTAAAATGGCGCCTCAAAGTCAGTTTAAGGAGGCGATGTAA
- the nqrE gene encoding NADH:ubiquinone reductase (Na(+)-transporting) subunit E, which produces MLEHYLSLFVKAVFIENMALAFFLGMCTFLAISKKIQTAIGLGIAVIVVLAITVPVNNLIYQHVLKDGALAWAGLPDVDLSFLGLLSYIGVIAAIVQILEMFLDRYVPALYNALGVFLPLITVNCAIMGASLFMVQRDYTFGESAVYGVGAGLGWALAIAALAGIREKLKYSDVPAGLRGLGVTFITVGLMSLGFMSFSGVQL; this is translated from the coding sequence ATGTTAGAGCATTATTTAAGCCTGTTTGTTAAAGCTGTTTTTATTGAAAATATGGCATTGGCCTTTTTCTTGGGGATGTGTACCTTCCTGGCGATTTCCAAGAAAATTCAAACGGCAATTGGTCTTGGTATTGCCGTCATTGTGGTCCTAGCGATTACTGTCCCAGTTAATAACTTGATTTATCAGCATGTGCTGAAAGATGGAGCACTAGCTTGGGCAGGGCTACCTGATGTGGATTTAAGCTTCTTAGGCTTACTGAGTTACATTGGCGTAATTGCCGCCATCGTGCAAATCCTAGAAATGTTCTTAGACCGCTATGTGCCTGCGTTGTATAACGCGCTAGGCGTATTCTTGCCATTGATCACAGTAAACTGCGCCATCATGGGTGCTTCATTGTTTATGGTACAGCGTGACTACACCTTTGGTGAAAGTGCTGTATATGGTGTGGGTGCTGGTTTAGGTTGGGCACTAGCAATTGCGGCATTAGCCGGTATTCGTGAAAAGCTTAAATATAGCGATGTACCAGCTGGCTTGCGTGGTCTGGGGGTGACTTTCATAACTGTCGGTTTGATGTCACTTGGGTTTATGTCTTTCTCAGGCGTGCAGCTTTAA
- the nqrF gene encoding NADH:ubiquinone reductase (Na(+)-transporting) subunit F — protein sequence MSETGVILTGVTMFTVIVLLLVAVILVARSKLVSSGDVTISINDDPDKSVKVPAGSKLLQTLSAQNIFLSSACGGGGTCAQCKCKVLDGGGSMLPTEEPHFTRRDAKEGWRLACQVAVKHDMKIEVPEEFFGVKKWECEVVSNDNVATFIKELTLKLPEGENVDFRAGGYVQLEAPPHHVYYKDFEIPDEYRGDWDRFDQFKYESKVDETVIRAYSMANYPEEKGILKFNIRIASPPPGTKHPPGQMSSYVFNLKPGDKISVYGPFGEFFAKETDAEMVFVGGGAGMAPMRSHIFDQLKRLSSKRKISFWYGARSLREAFYTEEYDQLQEENENFKWHLALSDPLPEDNWEGYQGFIHQVLYENYLKDHPAPEDCEFYMCGPPMMNAAVIKMLEDLGVERDNILLDDFGG from the coding sequence ATGAGTGAAACGGGTGTAATTCTTACCGGAGTAACCATGTTCACTGTGATCGTATTGTTATTGGTCGCGGTAATTTTGGTTGCTCGTTCTAAACTGGTTAGCTCAGGTGATGTCACTATTAGTATTAATGATGACCCTGACAAGTCCGTTAAAGTGCCTGCGGGCAGTAAACTGCTGCAAACCCTGTCAGCACAAAATATCTTCCTTTCTTCTGCCTGTGGTGGCGGTGGTACCTGTGCTCAGTGTAAATGTAAAGTGCTTGATGGTGGTGGCTCAATGCTGCCTACCGAAGAGCCACATTTTACTCGCCGTGATGCTAAAGAGGGCTGGCGCTTAGCTTGTCAGGTTGCTGTTAAGCACGATATGAAAATTGAAGTGCCGGAAGAGTTTTTTGGGGTTAAAAAATGGGAGTGTGAGGTTGTTTCCAATGACAACGTAGCCACTTTCATTAAAGAGCTGACGCTGAAACTGCCTGAAGGGGAAAACGTAGATTTCCGTGCAGGTGGTTATGTGCAGTTAGAAGCGCCACCCCATCATGTTTATTACAAAGACTTTGAAATTCCAGATGAGTATCGGGGTGATTGGGATCGGTTTGATCAGTTTAAGTATGAGTCAAAGGTTGATGAAACAGTGATTCGTGCTTACTCCATGGCGAACTACCCGGAAGAGAAGGGGATCCTGAAATTCAATATTCGGATTGCTTCTCCACCTCCTGGCACTAAGCATCCACCAGGGCAAATGTCTTCTTATGTATTTAACCTGAAGCCGGGTGACAAAATTTCTGTGTATGGCCCATTTGGTGAGTTCTTTGCCAAAGAGACTGATGCAGAAATGGTCTTTGTGGGTGGTGGTGCGGGCATGGCACCGATGCGCTCACATATCTTTGACCAGTTGAAGCGTCTAAGCTCTAAACGGAAAATTTCTTTCTGGTATGGTGCGCGTTCGCTTCGTGAAGCTTTTTATACAGAAGAATATGATCAGCTGCAGGAAGAGAACGAAAATTTCAAATGGCACTTGGCGTTATCTGACCCATTACCTGAAGATAACTGGGAAGGCTATCAAGGCTTTATCCATCAGGTGTTATATGAGAACTACCTGAAGGATCATCCTGCACCTGAAGACTGTGAGTTCTACATGTGTGGACCACCCATGATGAATGCTGCAGTCATCAAGATGCTAGAAGATCTTGGTGTTGAGCGGGATAATATTCTGCTAGATGATTTTGGTGGCTAA
- a CDS encoding FAD:protein FMN transferase, whose amino-acid sequence MRWIVKIAGKFSLVVCCLLFVLVGCDSAKVEKVTGPTMGTRYHVKYIVKSDTVSQQQVKQVVQQVLDDINARMSTYINDSELMQFNVAAINQPYTLSADIIELVALSQQLSRLSSGAYDVTVGPLVNLWGFGPDHRPDQVPEEAQIKAAFAKVGYGSVEVNKQQNQLTKRKPVFVDLSSIAKGYAVDQVAKALEGLAINSYMVEVGGELKAKGLKPTGEHWRIGIEQPELMVQQEPNLVVQVDGKGVATSGDYRNYFEIEGKRYSHTIDPRTGYPITHRLASVTVIDENVARADGLSTMFMVLGPEQGLAIANQENIAAYFIVKTGQGFKSVASEAFKTYLATNTAKVNGF is encoded by the coding sequence ATGAGGTGGATAGTGAAGATAGCAGGAAAGTTTTCACTAGTCGTTTGTTGTTTGTTGTTTGTATTAGTCGGTTGTGACTCAGCCAAAGTAGAAAAGGTAACGGGTCCTACTATGGGGACCCGGTATCATGTGAAGTATATCGTAAAATCTGACACAGTATCCCAGCAACAGGTTAAACAAGTTGTACAACAGGTGTTAGATGATATTAATGCCCGAATGTCTACTTACATTAATGATTCGGAATTAATGCAGTTCAATGTAGCAGCCATCAATCAGCCTTATACTCTGTCTGCCGATATTATTGAGCTAGTAGCATTGAGCCAGCAACTCTCCAGACTATCATCAGGGGCTTATGATGTCACAGTGGGGCCATTGGTTAACTTGTGGGGGTTTGGTCCTGATCACCGGCCAGACCAGGTACCGGAAGAGGCTCAGATTAAAGCCGCTTTTGCTAAAGTGGGCTATGGCAGTGTTGAGGTCAATAAGCAACAAAACCAGTTGACTAAGCGTAAGCCGGTGTTTGTGGATCTGTCTTCAATAGCTAAAGGTTATGCGGTTGATCAGGTAGCTAAAGCGCTGGAAGGCTTGGCAATTAACAGCTATATGGTGGAAGTAGGTGGTGAGCTGAAAGCCAAAGGACTTAAACCAACAGGTGAACATTGGCGAATTGGTATTGAACAGCCAGAACTCATGGTGCAACAAGAACCTAATTTAGTGGTTCAGGTCGATGGTAAAGGGGTGGCTACTTCAGGAGATTATCGCAACTATTTTGAAATTGAGGGTAAACGTTACTCTCATACCATTGATCCACGCACTGGTTATCCTATTACTCACCGGCTGGCTTCAGTGACAGTGATTGATGAAAATGTTGCAAGAGCGGATGGTTTATCCACTATGTTTATGGTGCTGGGTCCAGAGCAAGGGCTGGCGATTGCTAATCAAGAAAATATTGCAGCCTATTTTATTGTCAAAACAGGACAAGGCTTTAAATCGGTGGCAAGTGAAGCGTTCAAAACGTATCTTGCCACTAATACAGCCAAAGTGAATGGTTTTTAG
- the nqrM gene encoding (Na+)-NQR maturation NqrM: protein MTIFLAFCLMLLIVVAMAIGVILAKKPIKGSCGGISALGMDTACDICGGDQAKCDKEKQQQLTPADQGDALFYDAGTTNK, encoded by the coding sequence ATGACTATTTTCCTGGCGTTTTGTTTGATGTTGCTCATTGTGGTTGCTATGGCAATCGGGGTCATTTTGGCAAAGAAACCAATCAAAGGCTCATGCGGTGGAATCAGTGCGCTGGGCATGGATACCGCCTGTGATATTTGCGGTGGTGATCAGGCTAAGTGTGATAAAGAAAAACAACAACAGCTCACCCCAGCAGATCAAGGTGATGCGCTTTTCTATGACGCTGGTACAACCAATAAGTAA